Proteins encoded in a region of the Hippocampus zosterae strain Florida chromosome 11, ASM2543408v3, whole genome shotgun sequence genome:
- the ikzf1 gene encoding LOW QUALITY PROTEIN: DNA-binding protein Ikaros (The sequence of the model RefSeq protein was modified relative to this genomic sequence to represent the inferred CDS: inserted 2 bases in 1 codon): protein MAASNGLLGVSFYWHGTKQVPXDAPPHAGPVDKSKQNASVEDSVVMLGWNEEVQWRGEGLRAQLHGAAALRPSTHGTGDSWKNFILQTQGIAEYLHRMETEEAQEIAPMPEGRDSPPANEAAEDAEEPMAVPEDLSASSAHQQHNRGDKACNIKVEARSDEENGLSCDMNGTEEEECAEDLRMIDASGAKVNGSQPSPEAKVFSSAGGIRLSNGKLKCDICGIICIGPNVLMVHKRSHTGERPFQCSQCGASFTQKGNLLRHIKLHSGEKPFKCHLCSYACRRRDALTGHLRTHSVGKPHKCAYCGRSYKQRSSLEEHKERCHNYLQCMGLQNSIYTVVKEESSQNEQREDLNQMGSDRALVLDRLANNVAKRKSTMPQKFVGEKRLSDLSYDGAPGELIQPHVIDQAINSAISYLGAESLRPLVQPSPASSSDVGMGSVYPLHKVVPDPQSGMGHSLSAKDSAAENLLLLSKSKSASSEKDGSPSHSGQDSTDTESNSGDRAGGAASGLIYLTNHITSGVRNGTLPHVKEEQQRQYEAIRASMEMASEGFKVMTADGEQVRAYRCEHCRVLFLDHVMYTIHMGCHGFRDPFECNLCGHRSQDRYEFSSHITRGEHRY from the exons TCAGTCGAGGACAGTGTAGTCATGTTGGGCTGGAACGAGGAAGTGCAGTGGAGAGGGGAGGGACTGAGGGCGCAGCTCCATGGGGCCGCAGCGCTGCGACCTTCTACACATGGAACCGGGGACAGTTGGAAGAACTTCATACTGCAAACTCAAGGAATAGCAG AGTACTTGCACCGCATGGAGACGGAGGAGGCCCAGGAAATTGCCCCGATGCCAG AAGGCCGAGACAGCCCCCCTGCCAACGAAGCGGCCGAGGACGCAGAGGAGCCCATGGCTGTCCCGGAGGACCTGTCAGCAAGTTCTGCCCACCAGCAGCACAACAGAGGGGACAAAG CCTGCAACATTAAAGTTGAGGCTCGCAGTGATGAGGAGAATGGGCTGTCCTGTGACATGAATGgcacggaggaggaggagtgcgCGGAAGACTTGCGCATGATCGATGCCTCGGGGGCCAAGGTGAACGGCTCACAGCCGAGTCCCGAAGCCAAGGTCTTCTCCTCGGCTGGCGGCATCCGGCTATCCAACGGGAAGCTCAAGTGCGATATCTGTGGGATAATTTGTATTGGCCCCAATGTGTTGATGGTGCACAAGCGAAGCCACACTG GAGAACGTCCTTTCCAGTGCAGCCAGTGCGGTGCTTCTTTCACCCAGAAGGGCAACCTGCTGCGTCACATCAAGCTCCACTCTGGAGAGAAACCCTTCAAGTGTCACCTTTGCAGCTACGCCTGTCGCAGGAGGGATGCTCTCACCGGACACCTGCGGACACATTCTG tTGGAAAACCCCACAAGTGTGCTTACTGTGGACGGAGTTACAAGCAGCGCAGCTCTTTGGAGGAGCACAAGGAGCGCTGTCACAACTACCTTCAGTGCATGGGCTTGCAGAACAGCATCTACACAG TAGTAAAGGAAGAAAGCAGCCAGAATGAACAGAGGGAAGACTTAAACCAGATGGGATCTGACAGAGCCTTGGTGCTAGACAGGCTAGCTAATAATGTAGCTAAGCGTAAGAGCACTATGCCACAGAAGTTTGTGG GTGAAAAGCGCCTGTCAGACCTTTCCTACGATGGAGCACCTGGTGAGCTGATTCAGCCTCACGTCATCGACCAGGCCATCAACAGTGCCATCAGCTACTTGGGGGCAGAGTCGCTACGGCCCTTGGTCCAGCCCTCCCCAGCGTCGTCTTCTGACGTGGGCATGGGTTCCGTCTACCCCCTGCACAAAGTGGTCCCGGATCCCCAATCGGGAATGGGCCACAGCCTGTCAGCCAAGGACAGTGCGGCTGAAAACCTGCTTCTGCTCTCCAAGTCCAAGTCTGCCTCCAGCGAGAAGGATGGCTCTCCGAGCCACAGCGGCCAAGACTCCACTGACACGGAGAGCAACAGTGGCGATCGGGCAGGCGGGGCGGCCTCCGGCCTCATCTATCTGACCAACCACATCACCTCGGGGGTGCGGAATGGCACGCTGCCCCACGTGAAGGAGGAGCAGCAGCGACAGTATGAGGCCATCCGGGCAAGCATGGAGATGGCGTCGGAGGGCTTCAAGGTGATGACGGCAGACGGTGAGCAGGTGCGGGCGTACAGGTGTGAACATTGTCGCGTCCTCTTCCTGGACCACGTCATGTACACCATACACATGGGCTGCCACGGCTTCAGAGACCCCTTTGAATGCAATCTCTGTGGCCATCGCAGTCAAGACCGATATGAGTTCTCTTCGCACATAACACGAGGGGAGCATCGCTACTGA